One window from the genome of Amaranthus tricolor cultivar Red isolate AtriRed21 chromosome 9, ASM2621246v1, whole genome shotgun sequence encodes:
- the LOC130823381 gene encoding uncharacterized protein LOC130823381 yields the protein MGQLLQLFSQLNTNKPPPPPSETSTSTTTISIPTFSISGKLTHHNYTMWSRLMQLALSGRDRLNHIIDDPPPQTDQEYSQWTRRDSVVISWIIESIHPDLVNQFIDFPTAKTLWKGIEIVYSSGNDGNR from the exons ATGGGGCAGTTATTGCAACTGTTCTCACAGTTAAACACCAATAAACCACCTCCACCACCATCCGAAACATCCACAAGCACCACCACAATTTCAATTCCCACATTCTCAATATCAGGAAAATTAACTCACCATAATTACACCATGTGGTCCAGGTTGATGCAATTAGCCTTAAGTGGTCGGGATCGTCTCAATCACATCATCGACGATCCTCCACCACAAACAGACCAAGAGTACAGCCAATGGACCAGACGAGACTCAGTGGTTATCTCATGGATAATCGAAAGCATTCATCCGGATCTAGTCAACCAATTTATCGATTTCCCAACCGCAAAGACTCTTTGGAAAGGGATAGAGATAGTATACAGCAGTGGCAATGACG GAAATCGATAG